A region from the Acanthochromis polyacanthus isolate Apoly-LR-REF ecotype Palm Island chromosome 23, KAUST_Apoly_ChrSc, whole genome shotgun sequence genome encodes:
- the b3gat3 gene encoding galactosylgalactosylxylosylprotein 3-beta-glucuronosyltransferase 3, which yields MATRMKLKLKTVFVLYFMVSLLGLVYALMQLGQRCDCTDHDLPKDRTISRLRGELHRLQEQMRKSEATKQPQKQAAKPSMPTVFVITPTYARLVQKAELTRLSQTFLHVPQLHWIVVEDSPHKTPLVSDLLMKSGLTYTHLHMPTAKDRKLQENDPSWLKPRGVEQRNEGLRWLREDRRAQPGSDNQQGVVYFADDDNTYSLQIFEEMRNTQRVSVWPVGLVGGMKYERPVVEGGKVVRFHTGWRPSRPFPMDMAGFAVSLKLVLNNPEACFDGEAPMGFLESSFLQGLVTMDELEPKADNCTKVLVWHTRTEKPKMKREEALQAQGLGSDPAVEV from the exons ATGGCAACCAGGatgaagctgaagctgaagaCTGTTTTTGTGCTTTACTTCATGGTCTCCCTGCTGGGCCTCGTCTATGCACTGATGCAGCTCG GACAGCGCTGCGACTGCACCGACCATGACTTGCCCAAGGACCGAACCATATCTCGGCTGCGGGGGGAGCTGCACCGCCTCCAGGAGCAGATGAGGAAGTCCGAGGCGACGAAACAACCCCAGAAGCAGGCGGCCAAGCCCTCGATGCCCACCGTATTTGTCATCACTCCGACATACGCAAG GTTGGTGCAGAAGGCTGAGCTGACTCGCCTGTCCCAGACCTTCCTCCATGTTCCTCAGCTCCACTGGATCGTGGTGGAGGATTCGCCGCACAAGACTCCTCTGGTGAGCGACCTCCTGATGAAGAGCGGCCTCACCTACACTCACCTACACATGCCCACCGCCAAGGACCGCAAACTACAGGAG AACGACCCCAGCTGGCTGAAACCTCGTGGAGTGGAGCAGAGGAACGAGGGTCTACGGTGGCTGAGAGAGGACAGAAGGGCTCAGCCGGGATCAGACAACCAGCAGGGAGTGGTTTACTTTGCTGACGATGACAACACATACAGCCTGCAGATATTTGAGGAG ATGAGGAATACCCAAAGAGTTTCCGTGTGGCCGGTGGGGCTGGTTGGAGGGATGAAATATGAGAGGCCTGTGGTCGAAGGAGGAAAG GTTGTTCGCTTCCATACCGGCTGGCGTCCGAGTCGCCCTTTCCCGATGGACATGGCCGGCTTCGCTGTGTCCCTCAAGTTGGTCCTGAACAATCCAGAGGCTTGTTTCGACGGAGAGGCGCCGATGGGCTTCTTGGAAAGCAGTTTCCTTCAGGGACTGGTGACAATGGACGAACTGGAACCCAAAGCGGACAACTGCACCAAA GTGCTGGTGTGGCACACGAGGACGGAGAAACCGAAGATGAAGAGGGAGGAGGCGCTGCAGGCTCAGGGACTGGGTTCAGACCCTGCTGTGGAGGTCTGA
- the naa40 gene encoding N-alpha-acetyltransferase 40, which yields MGRKSNRAKEKKARRLEERAAMDAVCAKVDAANKLDDPLAAFPAFKKYDRNGLNLQIECKRVTSLNPLSVEWAFELTRANMQTLYEQSEWGWKEREKREEMNDERAWYLLARDSDSAPVAFSHFRFDVECGEEVLYCYEVQLESRVRRKGLGKFLIQILQLIANSTQMKKVMLTVFKHNHGAYQFFREALQFEIDETSPSMSGCCGDDCSYEILSRRTKHGEASAGHTHGGGHCGGCCH from the exons ATGGGG AGGAAGTCCAACAGAGCAAAAGAGAAGAAAGCCCGGCGTCTGGAGGAGAGGGCAGCTATGGACGCCGTGTGCGCCAAGGTGGACGCGGCCAATAAG CTTGACGACCCGCTGGCTGCCTTCCCAGCCTTCAAAAAGTACGACAGAAACGG GCTGAACCTGCAGATAGAGTGCAAGAGAGTGACCTCCCTCAACCCGCTGTCTGTGGAGTGGGCCTTCGAACTCACCAGAGCCAACATGCAGACGCT GTACGAGCAGAGCGAGTGGGGCTGGAAGGAGCGGGAAAAGAGGGAGGAGATGAACGACGAGAGGGCCTGGTACCTGCTGGCCCGCGACTCTGACTCCGCCCCCGTGGCCTTCTCTCACTTCCGGTTCGACGTGGAGTGTGGCGAGGAGGTTTTATACTG CTACGAGGTGCAGCTAGAGAGCAGAGTGAGGAGGAAAGGGCTCGGCAAGTTTCTCATCCAGATACTACAACTCATCGctaacag TACACAGATGAAGAAAGTGATGCTGACAGTTTTCAAACACAACCACGGGGCTTACCAGTTCTTCAGAGAAGCTTTACA GTTTGAAATAGACGAGACCTCACCCAGCATGTCCGGTTGCTGCGGCGACGACTGCTCCTATGAGATCCTCAGCAGGCGGACCAAACACGGCGAGGCCTCGGCGGGACACACCCACGGCGGCGGACACTGCGGCGGCTGCTGCCACTGA